The following are from one region of the Chloroflexota bacterium genome:
- a CDS encoding CoA transferase subunit A — MDRVYASIDEAVADIPDGASIAVGGFFTAGTPVQLIQALAKQGAKNLTIICQQMGPGNEDITRLVVQGQVKKAICNYPFYRSATKGANSPFEKAVRASQIELEVYPMGTFIEKMRAGGAGIAGFYTPTGVGTTVERGKEKRTFNGRPYLLELALKPDYAFVYAWKGDRMGNLSYRKTARNYNPEMAAAARITIASVEELVEPGELDPDKVHTPGIYVQRVVKVGRRKYKPGID, encoded by the coding sequence ATGGACAGAGTTTATGCAAGTATAGATGAAGCGGTTGCTGATATCCCAGATGGAGCCTCCATAGCAGTTGGAGGTTTTTTCACAGCAGGCACACCCGTCCAACTCATTCAAGCGTTGGCTAAACAAGGGGCCAAGAACTTAACCATAATATGTCAGCAGATGGGCCCTGGCAATGAAGATATTACCCGGTTGGTTGTGCAGGGTCAGGTCAAGAAGGCCATCTGCAACTATCCTTTCTATAGGTCAGCGACTAAAGGAGCAAACTCTCCATTCGAGAAGGCGGTCAGGGCCAGCCAGATCGAATTGGAGGTCTACCCTATGGGCACCTTCATCGAAAAAATGCGGGCCGGCGGTGCCGGAATCGCAGGTTTCTATACACCCACAGGGGTGGGCACCACCGTGGAGCGGGGCAAGGAGAAGAGGACTTTCAACGGTCGCCCATATCTTCTGGAGCTAGCCCTCAAGCCGGATTATGCCTTCGTGTATGCCTGGAAGGGTGACAGAATGGGCAACCTCAGCTACCGGAAGACTGCCAGGAACTACAATCCGGAGATGGCAGCAGCCGCAAGAATCACCATAGCCTCGGTGGAGGAACTGGTGGAACCGGGCGAGCTGGATCCCGACAAGGTCCATACACCAGGAATCTATGTTCAACGGGTAGTGAAGGTCGGAAGACGAAAATACAAGCCCGGTATTGATTAG